In the Aliarcobacter cryaerophilus genome, one interval contains:
- the rplR gene encoding 50S ribosomal protein L18 has product MSREKDLAKKIALRIKRKKRVRANISGTAEKPRVSIFKSNKYISAQAINDVEGRTLAAVSSQTMGLGGNKEGAVKVAAEFASKLKAAGIETVVYDRNGYLYHGVVAAFADALRENGIKL; this is encoded by the coding sequence ATGAGTAGAGAAAAAGATTTAGCAAAAAAAATTGCTTTAAGAATAAAAAGAAAAAAAAGAGTTAGAGCTAATATTTCTGGTACAGCTGAAAAACCAAGAGTATCGATTTTTAAATCTAACAAATACATTAGTGCACAAGCTATCAACGATGTTGAAGGTAGAACTTTAGCAGCAGTTAGCTCACAAACTATGGGTTTAGGTGGAAATAAAGAGGGTGCTGTAAAAGTTGCAGCTGAGTTTGCTTCTAAGTTAAAAGCAGCTGGTATTGAAACAGTTGTTTATGATAGAAACGGGTATCTTTATCATGGTGTTGTTGCAGCATTTGCTGACGCATTAAGAGAAAATGGTATTAAATTATAA